A genomic segment from Flavobacterium litorale encodes:
- a CDS encoding response regulator, translated as MKKQISYIMLVDDNKIDNFFHERVINKYYTSIKVIVKECGAEALQYLSDTTNRKPDFIFLDINMPEMNGWEFLQHYQKLNIPTSNSLIVIMTNPYSQYYQKSRMLPKGIKFQFGEKPITKELLDVFFDDT; from the coding sequence ATGAAAAAGCAAATTAGTTACATAATGTTAGTTGATGATAACAAAATTGATAACTTTTTTCATGAAAGAGTTATTAATAAATACTATACGAGCATAAAAGTTATTGTTAAAGAGTGTGGTGCAGAGGCATTACAGTACCTCTCGGATACTACTAATAGAAAACCTGACTTTATATTTTTAGATATTAATATGCCCGAAATGAATGGTTGGGAATTTTTACAACATTATCAAAAACTAAACATACCAACGTCTAACAGTTTAATTGTTATTATGACCAATCCCTATAGCCAGTACTATCAAAAATCGAGAATGTTACCTAAAGGAATAAAATTTCAGTTTGGAGAAAAACCTATAACCAAAGAGTTACTGGATGTGTTTTTTGATGATACGTAA
- a CDS encoding THUMP-like domain-containing protein yields MNPDLLAPEIQQYIIEHTGEPIQQLALKKNPFTTVAWREIVSQIASRQKAKDKLPTWYNTNGIIYPEKISVEQTSSEIAAQYKAELISGESLIDLTGGFGIDDYYFAKRIKKVTHCEMNTALSAIVAHNFKVLPVTNIKCIAGDSTATLKDLGQQHDWIYVDPSRRSDSKGKVFLLEDCLPNVPQLLNFYFEYTNKIMIKTAPLLDISAGLSELSAVKAIHIVAIHNEVKELLWILEKGFKGTTTINAVAITKEETKTFKTTINNNAVATYALPKHYLYEPNSAVMKSGAFTAVSAQFGIDKLHQHSQLYTSDKLVAFAGRRFIIQNTIPYQKAAMKEYVWGKKMNVTVRNFPLTVTDIKKKWKIKDGGTVYAFFTTNMQNDKIVLLCAKI; encoded by the coding sequence TTGAATCCTGATTTATTAGCACCCGAAATACAGCAGTATATTATTGAGCATACGGGCGAACCTATACAGCAACTCGCACTAAAAAAAAATCCATTTACTACGGTAGCATGGCGCGAAATAGTTAGCCAAATAGCATCTCGGCAAAAAGCAAAAGATAAACTCCCAACATGGTACAATACCAATGGCATTATATACCCCGAAAAAATATCGGTAGAGCAAACTTCATCCGAAATAGCAGCACAATATAAAGCAGAATTGATTTCGGGCGAAAGCCTCATCGACCTAACGGGTGGTTTTGGTATAGACGATTACTACTTTGCAAAACGCATAAAAAAGGTTACGCATTGCGAAATGAACACAGCGCTATCTGCTATAGTAGCTCACAATTTTAAAGTATTACCTGTTACCAATATTAAATGCATAGCAGGCGATAGTACAGCAACCTTAAAAGATTTAGGACAGCAACACGATTGGATTTACGTAGACCCATCGCGCAGGAGTGATAGTAAAGGGAAAGTATTTTTATTAGAAGACTGCCTACCCAATGTACCCCAATTACTCAATTTTTATTTTGAGTATACCAATAAAATAATGATAAAAACGGCACCCTTGCTGGATATTTCGGCAGGGTTATCAGAATTATCAGCAGTAAAAGCCATACATATTGTAGCAATACATAACGAGGTTAAAGAGCTGCTCTGGATTTTAGAAAAAGGTTTTAAAGGCACAACAACTATAAATGCAGTAGCAATAACAAAAGAAGAAACCAAAACGTTTAAAACAACCATTAATAACAATGCAGTAGCTACCTATGCCCTACCCAAACACTATTTATACGAACCCAATAGTGCCGTAATGAAATCGGGGGCGTTTACTGCTGTAAGTGCACAATTTGGTATTGATAAGTTACACCAGCATTCGCAACTATATACATCTGATAAATTAGTAGCATTTGCAGGACGACGCTTTATCATTCAAAATACCATACCCTACCAAAAAGCAGCAATGAAAGAGTACGTTTGGGGTAAGAAAATGAATGTAACTGTAAGAAACTTTCCGCTAACGGTTACCGATATAAAAAAGAAGTGGAAAATTAAAGATGGTGGCACAGTATACGCCTTTTTTACTACCAATATGCAGAACGATAAAATTGTATTACTTTGCGCCAAAATTTAA
- a CDS encoding chromophore lyase CpcT/CpeT, giving the protein MKKIYFTLLIGLTVFSGIAQNTSNKNEKHLKELLTIMQGNYTSEKQSVADTTYYNISLRMVPIWENREGNYIYVEQALYTKQDKPYRVRIYKVSHYGNDAFISDIYTIKNEKEWIGKWGTPEAFDALPLTNITLKEGCGVVLKRVAKNKFVGATGEKTCKSELYGASYATSEVTVLPNQIISWDRGFDDDDEHVWGAEKAGYIFDKL; this is encoded by the coding sequence ATGAAAAAAATTTACTTTACACTTTTAATTGGACTAACTGTATTTTCGGGTATTGCCCAAAACACAAGCAATAAAAACGAAAAACACCTAAAGGAGTTATTAACCATAATGCAAGGTAATTATACATCAGAGAAACAATCTGTTGCCGATACTACCTATTATAATATCTCATTACGTATGGTTCCTATCTGGGAGAATCGAGAAGGGAATTACATTTATGTAGAACAAGCATTATATACAAAACAAGATAAGCCTTATAGGGTTCGTATTTACAAAGTATCGCATTATGGTAATGATGCCTTTATTAGCGATATATATACCATTAAAAACGAAAAAGAATGGATTGGTAAATGGGGTACTCCCGAAGCTTTTGATGCACTACCATTAACCAACATTACTTTAAAAGAAGGTTGTGGCGTAGTATTAAAACGCGTTGCAAAAAATAAATTTGTAGGTGCTACAGGAGAAAAAACTTGTAAAAGCGAGTTATATGGTGCTAGCTATGCAACATCGGAGGTAACGGTACTACCCAACCAGATTATATCATGGGACAGAGGTTTTGATGATGACGACGAACATGTATGGGGTGCAGAAAAGGCAGGTTATATTTTCGATAAATTATAA
- a CDS encoding C40 family peptidase, translating into MFGICNLAIVPLRLEHSDQSEMTSQVLFGEHFKVLKQNKKWSYIQLAFDSYTGWIDNKQYKAISEADYNQLEKVPAVLNADLIEYITAPNNQLLAVPIGTSLSFLDNSNINTENYSFEGLKTTGVTSKQHLLRTAFMYLNAPYLWGGKTPFGIDCSGFTQMVYKLNGYKLLRDASEQATQGEALSFIEESEPGDLAFFDNEDGAIIHVGIIMEDNYIIHAHGKVRIDRLDHLGIYNVDTQRHTHKLRVIKKVI; encoded by the coding sequence ATGTTTGGTATTTGTAACCTTGCTATTGTACCCCTTCGGTTGGAGCATTCTGACCAAAGTGAAATGACATCGCAAGTATTATTTGGAGAACATTTTAAAGTTTTAAAGCAAAACAAAAAATGGTCGTATATTCAGCTAGCATTTGATAGCTATACTGGATGGATAGATAACAAACAATACAAAGCAATATCCGAAGCAGATTATAATCAACTGGAAAAAGTTCCTGCCGTATTAAATGCTGATTTAATAGAGTATATAACAGCACCTAACAATCAGTTGCTTGCTGTACCCATAGGCACATCATTATCATTTTTAGATAACTCCAATATAAATACCGAAAATTATAGTTTTGAAGGCTTAAAAACTACAGGGGTAACCAGTAAACAACATTTGTTGCGTACCGCCTTTATGTACCTTAACGCACCCTACCTTTGGGGTGGTAAAACCCCTTTCGGGATAGATTGTTCGGGCTTTACACAAATGGTATATAAACTAAACGGTTATAAACTGCTACGCGATGCATCGGAACAGGCAACACAGGGTGAGGCATTAAGTTTTATTGAGGAAAGTGAACCTGGCGATTTAGCTTTTTTTGATAACGAGGACGGTGCAATTATACATGTAGGCATTATAATGGAAGATAACTACATTATACATGCGCATGGTAAAGTTCGTATTGACAGGCTAGACCATTTGGGCATTTACAATGTTGATACACAAAGGCATACGCATAAACTGCGCGTTATTAAAAAAGTAATCTGA
- the dnaK gene encoding molecular chaperone DnaK, with the protein MSKIIGIDLGTTNSCVSVMEGGEPVVISNAEGKRTTPSVIAFVEGGEIKVGDPAKRQAVTNPTKTISSIKRFMGNKFSESSKEVSNVPYKVIKGDNDTPRVDIDGRLYTPQELSAMTLQKMKKTAEDYLGQTVTEAVITVPAYFNDAQRQATKEAGEIAGLKVRRIINEPTAAALAYGLDKAGKDQKIAVYDLGGGTFDISILELGDGVFEVLSTNGDTHLGGDDFDQVIIDWLANEFNSEEGIDLRKDPMALQRLKEAAEKAKIELSSSTQTEINLPYVTATASGPKHLVKTLTRAKFEQLADELVKRSMLPCEKALKDAGISKSDIDEVILVGGSTRMPRIQDEVEKFFGKKPSKGVNPDEVVAIGAAIQGGVLTGDVKDVLLLDVTPLSLGIETMGGVMTKLIEANTTIPTKKSQVFSTAADNQPSVEIHVLQGERPMATDNKTIGRFHLDGIPPAQRGVPQIEVTFDIDANGIIKVSATDKGTGKSHDIRIEASSGLTQEEIDRMRSEAEANAEADKEAKEKVDKLNEADGMIFQTEKQLAEFGDKLSDANKQPIQEALEALKKAYETKDVATIQPALDKINEAWKNASEEMYKAQAESGAQGGAEQAQPQGEQGAADDEVQDVDFEEVK; encoded by the coding sequence ATGAGTAAAATAATCGGAATTGACTTAGGAACAACCAACTCGTGTGTATCCGTTATGGAAGGTGGAGAGCCAGTGGTAATTTCTAATGCTGAAGGAAAAAGAACTACCCCGTCAGTAATTGCTTTTGTTGAAGGCGGAGAAATCAAGGTTGGTGATCCTGCAAAAAGACAGGCGGTGACCAATCCTACAAAAACAATATCTTCTATAAAACGTTTTATGGGAAATAAATTCTCAGAAAGCAGTAAAGAAGTAAGCAACGTACCTTATAAAGTTATAAAAGGAGATAATGATACGCCTCGTGTAGATATCGATGGTCGTTTATACACACCACAGGAGTTAAGTGCAATGACCCTCCAGAAAATGAAAAAAACTGCCGAAGATTATCTTGGGCAAACTGTAACAGAAGCAGTAATTACTGTACCAGCTTACTTTAACGATGCACAGCGCCAGGCTACTAAAGAGGCTGGAGAAATTGCAGGACTTAAAGTAAGAAGAATTATTAACGAGCCTACTGCTGCTGCACTAGCATACGGGCTTGATAAGGCTGGTAAAGACCAAAAAATTGCTGTATATGACCTTGGTGGTGGTACATTTGATATCTCTATACTAGAGTTAGGCGATGGTGTGTTTGAAGTACTATCTACAAATGGTGATACGCACCTTGGTGGTGATGATTTTGACCAAGTAATTATTGACTGGCTTGCTAACGAATTTAACAGTGAAGAGGGTATTGACTTACGTAAAGACCCTATGGCTTTACAACGTTTGAAAGAAGCTGCTGAGAAAGCAAAAATTGAGCTTTCGTCTTCTACACAAACCGAAATTAACCTGCCATACGTTACTGCTACAGCATCTGGACCTAAGCACTTAGTAAAAACATTAACAAGAGCTAAATTTGAGCAACTAGCAGACGAGCTTGTAAAACGATCAATGTTACCATGCGAGAAAGCACTTAAAGATGCAGGAATATCAAAATCAGATATTGATGAGGTAATATTAGTAGGAGGTTCTACACGTATGCCAAGAATACAGGATGAAGTAGAAAAATTCTTTGGTAAAAAACCATCAAAAGGAGTTAACCCAGACGAGGTTGTTGCTATTGGAGCAGCAATACAAGGTGGTGTACTTACTGGCGATGTAAAAGATGTATTACTTTTAGATGTTACGCCACTATCATTAGGTATTGAAACTATGGGGGGTGTAATGACGAAACTTATAGAAGCCAATACAACCATACCTACCAAAAAATCGCAGGTATTCTCTACAGCAGCAGACAATCAGCCATCAGTAGAGATACATGTACTACAGGGTGAACGACCAATGGCTACAGATAACAAAACTATCGGGCGTTTCCACCTAGATGGTATTCCGCCAGCACAAAGAGGTGTACCACAAATTGAGGTAACGTTTGATATTGATGCCAACGGTATCATTAAGGTATCAGCTACCGATAAAGGAACAGGTAAATCGCATGATATCCGTATCGAGGCTTCTTCAGGATTAACGCAGGAAGAAATTGACAGAATGCGTAGCGAAGCGGAGGCTAATGCTGAAGCAGATAAAGAAGCAAAAGAGAAAGTTGATAAGCTAAACGAGGCTGATGGTATGATTTTCCAAACCGAAAAGCAACTTGCTGAGTTTGGTGATAAATTATCAGATGCTAATAAGCAACCCATACAAGAAGCATTGGAAGCGCTTAAAAAGGCTTACGAAACTAAAGATGTAGCTACCATACAGCCTGCACTTGACAAGATAAACGAAGCTTGGAAAAACGCATCGGAAGAAATGTATAAAGCACAAGCAGAAAGTGGTGCTCAAGGTGGTGCAGAACAAGCACAGCCTCAAGGAGAGCAAGGTGCTGCTGACGATGAAGTACAAGATGTTGACTTTGAAGAAGTAAAATAA
- a CDS encoding acetyl-CoA C-acyltransferase, translating into MSNKKVVIVSAVRTPIGSFMGALSTVPAPILGAAAIKGALEKINLDGAMVNEVLMGNVVQAGVGQAPARQAAKHAGLPDHVSATTVNKVCASGMKTVMQAAQSIMCGDADIIVAGGMENMSLIPHYTHMRNGSKFGPVSMIDGMQKDGLSDAYDNNAMGVCADLCATEYNVTREEQDAFAVQSYERSAKAWDAGKFDNEVVPVAVPQRRGEPVMVTKDEEYTNVKLEKIPALRPAFTKEGTVTAANASTINDGAAALVLMSEEKANELGMKPLAYIKSYADAEQEPKWFTTSPAKALPKALDKAGITKDDVDFFEFNEAFSVVGIANTKILGLDADKVNVNGGAVSLGHPLGCSGARIIVTLLNVLEQNNAKIGAAAICNGGGGASAIVIERA; encoded by the coding sequence ATGAGTAATAAAAAAGTAGTAATCGTTTCGGCTGTACGTACGCCAATAGGTAGTTTTATGGGTGCATTATCAACAGTACCTGCTCCAATACTAGGTGCAGCAGCCATAAAAGGTGCATTAGAAAAAATAAACCTTGATGGTGCTATGGTAAACGAAGTTTTGATGGGTAATGTAGTACAGGCTGGCGTGGGTCAGGCTCCTGCAAGACAAGCGGCAAAACATGCTGGGCTTCCAGACCATGTGAGTGCCACTACCGTAAATAAAGTATGTGCATCGGGTATGAAAACCGTTATGCAAGCAGCCCAAAGCATTATGTGCGGCGATGCTGATATTATTGTAGCAGGTGGTATGGAAAACATGAGTCTTATCCCGCATTACACACACATGAGAAACGGTAGCAAATTTGGTCCTGTTTCGATGATAGATGGTATGCAGAAGGATGGACTTAGCGATGCTTACGATAATAACGCTATGGGTGTTTGTGCAGACCTTTGTGCTACAGAATATAATGTTACAAGAGAAGAGCAAGATGCCTTTGCAGTACAATCGTACGAGCGTTCTGCTAAAGCTTGGGATGCTGGTAAGTTTGATAACGAGGTTGTTCCTGTAGCAGTACCACAACGTCGTGGCGAACCTGTTATGGTTACTAAAGATGAAGAATATACTAATGTAAAATTAGAGAAAATACCTGCACTACGCCCTGCGTTTACAAAAGAGGGTACAGTAACGGCAGCCAACGCATCTACTATAAACGATGGTGCAGCCGCATTGGTATTGATGAGCGAAGAAAAAGCAAACGAACTTGGCATGAAGCCATTAGCCTACATAAAATCGTATGCTGATGCAGAACAAGAGCCAAAATGGTTTACCACATCGCCCGCCAAAGCATTACCAAAAGCATTAGATAAAGCAGGTATTACTAAAGATGATGTTGACTTTTTTGAATTTAACGAGGCATTCTCTGTAGTAGGTATTGCAAACACCAAAATATTAGGTTTAGATGCCGATAAAGTAAACGTAAATGGTGGAGCGGTATCGTTAGGGCACCCATTAGGATGTTCTGGTGCCAGAATTATCGTTACATTACTTAATGTATTAGAACAAAACAATGCCAAAATTGGTGCAGCAGCTATCTGTAATGGTGGTGGTGGTGCATCGGCAATTGTTATTGAAAGAGCATAA
- a CDS encoding DoxX family protein, protein MMKTNKIIYWIATSLMCLLFLYSASMYLLKYEMVSGFFVNLGFPTWLIYPLALLKIAGVITVLTKWSHFLKELAYAGFLFDAILALAAHLMVKDGAHITAAIGIILIAVSWYFDRKVYPKQ, encoded by the coding sequence ATGATGAAAACAAATAAAATTATCTATTGGATTGCTACTAGCCTAATGTGCTTACTTTTTTTGTATAGTGCATCCATGTATCTTTTAAAGTACGAAATGGTAAGTGGCTTTTTCGTAAATCTTGGCTTCCCAACGTGGCTAATATACCCATTAGCGCTATTAAAAATTGCTGGAGTAATTACCGTATTAACCAAATGGTCGCACTTTTTAAAAGAGCTAGCTTATGCAGGCTTTCTGTTCGATGCTATTTTAGCATTAGCTGCACACCTAATGGTTAAGGATGGCGCACACATAACAGCAGCCATAGGCATTATACTTATAGCTGTTTCGTGGTATTTTGATAGGAAAGTATATCCAAAACAATAA
- a CDS encoding sensor histidine kinase: MKKLLSGERIKLSNFLSLIVLLVTSLVILGWFLHVPLLKSVKPDYISMKFNTALCFILTTISILISLNKPRYFKDFAVLLHIIVFTIAAVSYSQELFSFNAGLDEFFILDREATAAREKYPGRMSPITAILFCIMAVALSIERYAKKYKLIAQYLFHFVTLVAFIGVIGYIFNAPQFYTFSFVTSMAIHTASSFLIISLAASLINPNLGINGIFHGKSTSKKVAKRLFVQISASIIFFTYIRYLLSYKYKYIDNEFSIVALVICFVLISLFIIRQATTIIENEDKERRIAEEYFKLVVESAPNALLMYDNTGTIKLVNVQAEKMFGYNREIFEDKKIQLFLPELLTNAEMLIILKDKGSLKNINIRSDSFGIKKDGTKFPVEFALNPIRQGDGVMMILASVMDITERKKQETIISQQVIELQLKNQEMEQFNYIASHDLQEPLRTVANYIMLLEEDYNDELSDDVKVHLKTMNSAITRMNLLVRSLLDFARLGRDKKLILVNTGTIVNEVITDLGNLIKNANATITMDNELPMFSGYETELRQLFQNLINNAIKFRKKDCPVKINIGHNQYGELHEFYVKDNGIGIESRYNKRIFDIFKTLNKNTDFEGHGIGLANCRKIVEMHGGKIWVESIVGEGSTFKFTIRNNFYNSKIKQK; the protein is encoded by the coding sequence ATGAAAAAACTATTATCAGGCGAAAGAATAAAACTCTCCAACTTTCTTTCTTTAATTGTACTACTAGTTACCAGCTTAGTAATTTTAGGATGGTTTTTACATGTTCCTTTATTAAAAAGCGTAAAGCCCGATTACATTTCGATGAAATTTAATACGGCATTATGTTTTATACTAACAACCATATCAATACTAATATCACTTAATAAACCTCGATACTTTAAAGATTTTGCAGTACTACTACATATTATTGTTTTTACAATTGCAGCAGTATCCTACTCGCAAGAATTGTTTTCGTTTAACGCTGGCTTAGACGAATTTTTTATATTGGATAGAGAAGCTACCGCCGCCAGAGAAAAATATCCTGGTAGAATGTCGCCCATTACAGCCATACTGTTTTGTATAATGGCTGTAGCATTAAGTATAGAGCGGTATGCTAAAAAATATAAACTAATAGCCCAATACCTTTTCCACTTTGTAACACTAGTTGCCTTTATAGGTGTTATAGGCTACATATTTAATGCACCTCAATTTTATACTTTTTCGTTTGTTACCTCTATGGCAATACATACTGCAAGTAGCTTTCTCATTATTTCGCTCGCAGCATCATTAATCAATCCAAACTTAGGTATTAATGGTATTTTTCATGGTAAAAGTACCAGCAAAAAAGTAGCAAAACGCCTTTTTGTACAAATCTCGGCATCTATTATATTTTTTACCTACATACGCTATTTACTATCTTATAAATATAAATATATTGATAACGAGTTTAGTATTGTGGCACTAGTTATCTGTTTTGTATTAATTAGCTTGTTTATTATTAGGCAGGCAACCACTATTATTGAAAATGAAGACAAGGAACGAAGAATTGCTGAGGAGTACTTTAAACTGGTAGTAGAGTCGGCACCTAATGCACTTTTAATGTATGATAATACAGGCACAATAAAACTAGTAAACGTGCAAGCAGAAAAAATGTTTGGTTATAACAGAGAAATTTTTGAGGACAAAAAAATACAATTATTTTTACCAGAATTACTAACCAATGCCGAGATGTTAATAATTTTAAAAGATAAAGGTTCCTTAAAAAATATTAATATTCGAAGTGACAGTTTTGGTATAAAAAAAGATGGTACAAAATTCCCTGTAGAATTTGCACTAAACCCGATAAGACAAGGAGATGGTGTAATGATGATTTTAGCATCGGTTATGGATATTACCGAGCGCAAAAAACAAGAAACCATTATTAGCCAACAAGTTATAGAGCTACAACTTAAAAATCAGGAAATGGAGCAATTTAATTATATTGCTTCTCACGATTTACAAGAACCCCTACGAACAGTAGCTAATTATATAATGCTATTGGAAGAGGACTATAATGATGAACTTAGCGATGATGTTAAAGTACACCTAAAAACAATGAATTCTGCTATAACACGAATGAATCTTTTAGTACGTTCGTTACTTGACTTTGCCCGATTGGGGAGAGATAAAAAATTGATTCTTGTTAATACTGGCACCATTGTTAACGAAGTTATTACCGACTTGGGGAATCTAATAAAAAATGCAAACGCCACTATAACTATGGATAATGAACTGCCTATGTTTTCGGGTTACGAAACGGAGCTAAGGCAACTATTTCAGAATCTTATAAATAATGCCATAAAGTTCAGAAAAAAAGATTGCCCTGTAAAAATTAATATAGGGCACAATCAATACGGCGAATTACATGAATTTTATGTAAAGGATAACGGAATAGGTATAGAAAGTAGATATAATAAAAGAATTTTTGATATTTTTAAAACATTAAATAAAAATACTGATTTCGAGGGGCACGGCATAGGACTTGCAAATTGCAGAAAAATAGTAGAAATGCATGGCGGAAAAATATGGGTAGAATCTATAGTGGGCGAAGGAAGTACTTTTAAGTTTACAATAAGAAATAATTTTTACAATAGCAAAATCAAACAAAAATGA
- a CDS encoding class I SAM-dependent methyltransferase: MTCRVCENTDNNKTYEAREMMFGSREKFKYFQCNQCECLQIATIPNDMSPHYPTDYYSFSSNQDSGGFIKNLIKKERNKFAVFNNSYLGKIVYNYFPNNVFRILSHLPITKKTSIIDLGCGDGRFLCDLKDIGIEKVLGVDPFIKNSIEYPNGVRVVKQTIHETEGKWDLIMLHHSFEHMSDPLDTLKSIANLLTEKGVCLIRIPTSSSYAWQHYRENWVQLDAPRHFFLHSLKSIDILTENANLKVDNIIYDSSDFQFWGSEQYSRDIPLMDDKSYAINPKKSIFSKNDISDYKMKADKLNNSKDGDSIALFISKK, encoded by the coding sequence ATGACCTGTAGGGTTTGTGAAAATACGGATAATAATAAAACATACGAGGCAAGAGAGATGATGTTTGGATCAAGGGAGAAGTTCAAATACTTTCAATGCAATCAATGCGAATGTTTGCAGATAGCAACAATTCCAAATGATATGTCGCCACATTATCCAACAGATTACTATAGTTTTTCATCTAATCAAGACTCTGGAGGTTTCATTAAAAACCTAATTAAGAAAGAACGAAATAAATTTGCTGTTTTTAATAATAGCTATCTAGGTAAAATAGTATACAATTATTTTCCTAATAACGTTTTTCGTATTCTTTCACACTTACCAATCACAAAAAAAACATCAATAATAGATTTGGGATGTGGAGACGGACGTTTTTTATGTGATTTAAAAGATATTGGCATTGAAAAAGTTTTAGGTGTAGATCCTTTTATAAAAAATAGTATAGAGTATCCTAATGGTGTTCGGGTTGTTAAGCAGACAATTCACGAAACAGAGGGTAAATGGGATTTAATTATGCTTCACCATTCTTTTGAGCATATGTCTGACCCTTTAGATACCTTAAAATCTATAGCTAATTTGCTTACAGAAAAAGGGGTTTGCCTTATACGGATTCCTACTTCTTCTTCGTATGCTTGGCAACATTATCGTGAAAATTGGGTACAATTAGATGCTCCTAGACATTTTTTTCTGCACTCTTTAAAAAGTATCGATATACTTACTGAAAATGCAAATTTAAAAGTTGATAATATAATCTATGACTCATCGGATTTTCAGTTTTGGGGAAGTGAGCAATATAGTAGAGATATTCCATTGATGGATGATAAATCGTATGCTATAAACCCCAAAAAATCGATTTTCTCTAAAAATGATATATCAGATTATAAGATGAAGGCTGATAAGCTGAATAATAGCAAGGATGGAGATTCAATTGCGTTATTCATCAGCAAAAAATAA
- a CDS encoding carboxypeptidase-like regulatory domain-containing protein yields MTPKKGRFCASCQKQVHDLTNSSDREIARILNKEKLVCGHIKLEQLNRDLIIPKEKKSLWLAAGATIVSFIGIGTNDVWSQETIQTEVHETNGKTKIKNVEIVPEKDNIITGIVSDQVGMIPGATVINRTTHQETQTNIDGKFTIKAVKGDMIEISYVSFSTEQIVITEKTNYNISLGVILIGEVIIERTFFGRIFYWMGNIFR; encoded by the coding sequence ATGACACCTAAAAAGGGGCGTTTTTGTGCTTCCTGTCAGAAACAGGTACATGATCTTACTAATTCATCTGATAGGGAAATTGCCAGAATACTGAATAAAGAAAAATTAGTATGTGGACACATTAAACTTGAACAATTAAATCGTGACCTAATTATACCCAAAGAAAAAAAGAGTTTATGGTTAGCGGCAGGCGCAACAATAGTATCTTTTATCGGGATTGGTACAAATGATGTTTGGTCACAAGAAACGATACAAACAGAAGTACACGAAACTAATGGCAAAACAAAAATAAAAAATGTAGAAATTGTTCCTGAAAAAGACAATATTATTACTGGTATAGTTTCAGATCAAGTAGGAATGATTCCAGGAGCTACAGTAATAAATAGAACAACTCATCAAGAAACTCAAACAAATATCGATGGTAAATTTACAATTAAAGCGGTAAAAGGAGATATGATTGAAATAAGCTATGTTTCATTTTCAACAGAGCAAATAGTTATAACCGAAAAGACAAATTATAACATATCTCTTGGAGTTATTTTGATAGGAGAAGTAATTATAGAAAGAACATTTTTTGGACGTATTTTCTACTGGATGGGTAACATATTTAGATAG
- a CDS encoding response regulator, with amino-acid sequence MRQVKCIMLVDDNKSDNFFHERVILKCGAAETVIAKECAEEALSYLKNKANNDADHPDIILLDINMPGMNGWEFIEEYEKLDKDLQSKMIVVMLTTSENPDDYAMAKKHDILADFKTKPLTTEMLEDIMKKYYEAIS; translated from the coding sequence ATGAGACAAGTAAAATGCATCATGTTAGTTGATGACAATAAAAGTGATAATTTTTTTCATGAAAGAGTAATTCTAAAGTGCGGAGCTGCAGAAACTGTAATAGCAAAGGAGTGTGCCGAAGAAGCATTGAGTTACCTAAAAAATAAGGCTAATAATGATGCTGATCATCCTGATATTATACTATTAGATATTAATATGCCGGGTATGAATGGGTGGGAGTTTATTGAAGAATATGAAAAATTGGATAAAGATTTACAGTCTAAAATGATTGTTGTAATGCTAACTACATCAGAAAATCCTGATGATTATGCTATGGCTAAAAAACACGATATTCTTGCAGATTTTAAAACCAAACCGTTAACAACTGAAATGCTTGAAGATATTATGAAAAAATACTACGAGGCGATAAGCTAA